A DNA window from Roseofilum reptotaenium CS-1145 contains the following coding sequences:
- a CDS encoding DUF502 domain-containing protein: MFQRLKQDLKNDLIAGLLVVIPLATTIWLTITIASWVVNVLTQIPKQVNPFDGLHPILVSLLNLVVGLAVPLLSILVIGLMARNIVGRWLLDVGERIVQAIPLAGSVYKTLKQLLETLLRDSKDKFRRVVLVEYPREGLWSMGFVTGPVSSDLRSKFPEPMINVFIPTTPNPTTGWYAIVPEKDVINLAISIEDAFKVVVSAGIVNPTMALLPPADEQSGYTLEDRKKSQLTENPAEKLGLTVSLTLEESSKVE; this comes from the coding sequence GTGTTCCAACGCTTGAAGCAAGATTTGAAGAATGATTTGATTGCTGGTTTGCTGGTGGTGATCCCATTGGCAACCACCATCTGGCTAACTATTACCATCGCCAGTTGGGTGGTCAATGTCCTCACCCAGATTCCTAAACAGGTGAACCCCTTTGATGGACTACATCCGATTTTGGTCTCTCTTCTCAATCTAGTCGTCGGACTTGCCGTTCCCTTACTCAGTATCCTGGTCATTGGTTTGATGGCTCGGAATATCGTCGGCCGCTGGTTGTTGGATGTGGGGGAGCGAATTGTACAGGCGATTCCTTTGGCTGGTTCGGTTTATAAAACCTTAAAGCAATTGTTGGAAACCCTACTCAGAGATTCTAAGGATAAGTTTCGGCGAGTCGTGTTAGTCGAATATCCTCGTGAGGGACTATGGTCAATGGGATTTGTTACTGGTCCGGTGAGTTCAGATTTACGCTCCAAGTTTCCAGAGCCGATGATTAATGTATTTATTCCCACTACACCAAATCCTACCACTGGATGGTATGCGATCGTTCCAGAGAAAGACGTGATTAATTTAGCAATCTCCATTGAAGATGCCTTTAAGGTGGTCGTCTCAGCCGGTATCGTTAACCCCACAATGGCACTACTTCCGCCAGCGGATGAGCAATCAGGATATACACTAGAGGATCGGAAGAAGTCTCAATTGACTGAGAATCCTGCTGAAAAACTTGGCCTAACGGTTTCTCTGACTCTTGAGGAATCTTCTAAAGTTGAGTAG
- a CDS encoding PIN domain-containing protein: MKDLFPSYCPSQKEFKEIWQSAIFILDTNVLLNLYRYSEETRKQFFSVLEKLSDQLWIPYQVALEFQDNRIRVVQQTKKTFSGYNSFLKNLNKSLNNLKSDESIKDSLKYYSSIDSKARIGI; the protein is encoded by the coding sequence ATGAAAGATTTATTTCCGAGTTATTGCCCTAGCCAGAAAGAATTCAAGGAAATCTGGCAATCAGCAATTTTTATCCTAGATACCAATGTTTTGCTCAATCTGTATCGCTACTCAGAAGAGACAAGGAAGCAGTTTTTTTCAGTTTTAGAAAAATTATCCGATCAACTCTGGATTCCTTATCAAGTTGCCCTGGAATTCCAAGATAACCGTATACGGGTTGTCCAACAGACAAAAAAGACATTTTCAGGTTATAATTCGTTTTTGAAGAACTTGAATAAGTCTTTAAATAATTTAAAGTCTGATGAATCTATTAAAGATTCATTAAAATATTATTCTAGTATTGACTCGAAAGCGAGAATCGGTATTTGA
- the nusB gene encoding transcription antitermination factor NusB: MQPRQIARELALLSLSQFSKRKTPENLESMILAAVKTLQTEASESLEMASAQLERGNDRLLNSETVAPNIASSRAMLKEAVELTQMAINQLGDAMTFPEKVHYYQEQTVVQDYALELVSRVVQNHQELDSILSKAMVNWQLERIARIDRDILRIAVAEILYVNLDERIAIDEAVKLAKRYSGDQEYRFINGVLRRVVTLLKEEQSK; this comes from the coding sequence ATGCAACCGCGCCAAATTGCTCGTGAACTTGCCTTGCTGAGTCTTTCCCAGTTTTCTAAGCGAAAGACTCCCGAAAACCTTGAATCGATGATCTTAGCCGCAGTGAAGACGTTGCAAACGGAAGCATCAGAGTCTTTAGAGATGGCATCGGCTCAGTTGGAGAGAGGAAATGATCGCCTGTTGAATAGCGAAACGGTGGCCCCCAATATTGCCAGCTCTAGAGCGATGCTCAAAGAGGCGGTTGAACTGACCCAAATGGCTATTAATCAATTGGGCGATGCAATGACGTTTCCCGAGAAAGTTCATTATTATCAAGAACAAACGGTTGTTCAAGATTATGCTTTAGAGTTAGTGAGTCGGGTCGTTCAAAATCACCAGGAATTGGACTCTATTTTATCTAAGGCGATGGTCAATTGGCAGTTAGAGCGCATTGCTCGTATCGATCGCGATATTCTCAGAATTGCAGTAGCAGAAATTTTGTACGTTAACCTGGATGAACGGATAGCCATTGATGAAGCGGTGAAGTTAGCCAAACGCTACAGTGGGGATCAGGAATATCGGTTTATTAATGGGGTGTTGCGTCGGGTGGTGACGTTACTCAAGGAAGAGCAGTCTAAGTAG
- the ftsY gene encoding signal recognition particle-docking protein FtsY, which produces MVFNWFRRQFNRSESPAPSPAPEPQPEQQEQAEPEQTEEAVDYLAWAKAAYQNIQQQEQQEVEPSSEVEEKAEELEADVTPEETEPAVVPETVVEPSETEPVVESATESEPEPPSESEPEPVMETEPEPEPVVESEPEPTPAPVSFLERAKAERGARLEELKEKAVEAPEPEEKRRSPAPQELDEDFLWSAEVLAKQGRRPDEVSLEEINWLQQLRQGLGKTRRGLINQLKAVVGQGPLNEDAILEVESLLLQADVGVEATDRIIEQLQAKLREESLPPEQAIAYLKQLLCDILDYPGGKAYDTTFAPEQDVLNIWMLTGVNGVGKTTTIGKLAHLANKSDYQCLIGAADTFRAAAVEQVKVWGERTGTDVIANPGKNTDPAAVVYDAITAAQSRNVDLLLVDTAGRLQNKKNLMDELSKIRRIIDKKAPDAKVESLLVLDATLGQNGLRQAQVFAEVAQLSGVVLTKLDGTAKGGVALAVSQQLGLPIRFIGAGEGIEDLRPFSSYEFVEALISG; this is translated from the coding sequence ATGGTCTTTAATTGGTTTCGCCGCCAGTTTAATCGCTCTGAGTCTCCGGCTCCTTCCCCTGCACCTGAACCGCAACCAGAGCAACAGGAGCAAGCTGAACCAGAACAAACGGAAGAGGCTGTAGATTATCTGGCGTGGGCTAAGGCTGCTTATCAAAATATTCAACAACAAGAACAACAAGAAGTAGAACCCTCTTCTGAAGTAGAAGAGAAAGCAGAGGAACTTGAAGCAGACGTTACCCCTGAAGAAACGGAACCTGCTGTTGTCCCAGAAACTGTTGTTGAACCTTCAGAAACGGAACCTGTTGTTGAGAGTGCAACAGAAAGTGAACCGGAACCACCATCTGAGAGTGAACCGGAACCGGTTATGGAAACTGAACCCGAACCCGAACCTGTTGTTGAAAGTGAACCCGAACCCACTCCAGCACCTGTATCCTTCCTAGAACGAGCTAAAGCAGAGCGGGGAGCGCGGTTAGAAGAACTGAAAGAAAAGGCAGTCGAAGCGCCAGAACCAGAAGAAAAACGTCGTTCTCCAGCCCCTCAAGAATTGGATGAAGATTTCCTGTGGTCGGCTGAGGTTCTTGCTAAACAAGGCAGACGGCCGGATGAAGTGTCCTTAGAAGAGATTAATTGGTTACAACAACTGCGTCAGGGACTCGGGAAAACTCGGCGCGGATTAATTAACCAATTGAAGGCAGTTGTGGGTCAAGGGCCTCTCAATGAAGATGCAATTTTAGAAGTTGAATCGTTGTTATTACAGGCAGATGTAGGCGTTGAGGCCACCGATCGCATTATTGAACAATTACAAGCTAAACTGCGCGAAGAAAGTTTACCCCCAGAACAGGCGATCGCCTACTTAAAACAACTCCTCTGTGATATTTTGGACTATCCTGGTGGCAAAGCCTACGATACTACTTTTGCCCCGGAACAAGATGTCCTCAATATTTGGATGTTAACCGGAGTCAATGGCGTAGGCAAAACCACAACTATTGGTAAATTAGCACACTTAGCTAATAAATCTGACTATCAATGTTTAATTGGGGCAGCCGACACCTTCCGCGCTGCTGCCGTAGAACAAGTCAAAGTTTGGGGAGAGCGCACTGGAACAGATGTTATTGCTAATCCAGGTAAAAACACTGATCCAGCAGCGGTTGTTTATGATGCAATTACTGCCGCACAATCGAGAAATGTAGACCTGTTACTGGTCGATACTGCTGGACGATTGCAAAACAAGAAAAACTTAATGGACGAACTGAGCAAAATACGCCGCATCATCGATAAGAAAGCACCTGATGCCAAAGTAGAATCACTCTTAGTTTTAGACGCTACCCTAGGTCAAAATGGCTTACGTCAAGCCCAAGTGTTTGCCGAAGTTGCCCAGCTTAGTGGGGTTGTCTTAACTAAATTAGATGGTACAGCCAAAGGAGGCGTTGCCTTAGCGGTTTCCCAACAACTCGGTTTACCTATTCGCTTTATTGGTGCAGGAGAAGGAATTGAAGATTTACGCCCATTTTCCAGTTATGAATTTGTGGAAGCATTAATTAGTGGTTGA
- a CDS encoding biliverdin-producing heme oxygenase, whose translation MSNNLASQLREGTKQSHTMAENTAFMKCFLKGIVEREPFRLLTADLYFLYSALEEEVQRHKDHQAIAPIYFPELERKGKLEEDLAYYYGEDWKEQIQPSPEGKNYVDRIHEVANTEPALLVAHCYVRYMGDLSGGQALRNIVRSALELPPDKGTGLHEFDQIPTVEARKAFKAKYRDALNSLPVNDALAQKIVDEANIAFRLNRNVVHELEPAVKAAIGDHTFDLLTRQDKPGSTERAPGTSSVELVSAAE comes from the coding sequence ATGAGTAACAATTTGGCAAGCCAACTTCGGGAAGGAACCAAACAATCCCATACCATGGCTGAAAACACAGCCTTTATGAAATGTTTTCTCAAAGGGATTGTGGAAAGAGAGCCTTTCCGCCTGTTAACCGCAGATTTGTATTTCCTCTACAGTGCCCTCGAAGAAGAAGTACAGCGCCACAAAGACCATCAAGCGATCGCTCCCATTTATTTCCCCGAACTAGAGCGCAAAGGGAAATTAGAGGAAGACTTAGCCTATTACTATGGGGAAGACTGGAAAGAACAAATCCAACCTTCACCCGAAGGCAAAAATTATGTTGACCGCATCCATGAAGTAGCTAATACCGAACCGGCACTTCTGGTTGCCCATTGTTACGTTCGCTATATGGGAGATCTCTCTGGCGGTCAGGCTTTAAGAAATATTGTTCGTTCAGCTTTAGAATTGCCTCCAGATAAGGGGACTGGACTCCATGAATTCGACCAAATTCCCACCGTCGAGGCCAGAAAGGCATTCAAGGCTAAGTACCGCGATGCTTTGAATTCACTCCCGGTTAATGATGCCCTAGCTCAAAAAATTGTTGATGAAGCCAACATTGCGTTTCGACTCAACCGCAATGTTGTCCATGAACTCGAACCAGCCGTAAAAGCAGCGATCGGCGATCATACCTTCGATTTACTCACCCGGCAAGATAAGCCCGGAAGTACAGAAAGAGCGCCCGGCACCAGTTCAGTGGAGTTAGTCTCCGCCGCTGAATAA
- the hemN gene encoding oxygen-independent coproporphyrinogen III oxidase, whose protein sequence is MQLLPQTTVKFDSNLLKKYDKPLPRYTSYPPATELKPNVGDLDFRTGIAVGNHKKTPISLYCHIPFCQSPCYFCGCNTIITKSQKKVDPYLDYVARNIEQVASLIDRERKVNQLHWGGGTPNYLNLNQIEFLWNQFQQHFSFSEDAEVSLEINPRYIDRNAILFLKNLGFNRISFGIQDFNPEVQAAINRVQPESMLFDVMSWIREAGFESVNVDLIYGLPFQTLETFKDTIEKTLKLDPDRIAIFNFAYVPWMKPVQKKIPVDALPEPSEKLDIFKMTIEELTEGGYVFIGMDHFAKPDDELTIAQQAGVLHRNFQGYTTKPESDLFSFGMTSISMLHDVYIQNHKQLPDYYQAIDAGILPIERGVSLDRDDIIRRAVIMEFMCQFQVCQHAIEEKYHLHFDLEFDEYFAREIAELRVLEADGLIWFNGEKIEVTPTGRLLIRNIASIFDARTRKRQITSFSRAI, encoded by the coding sequence ATGCAACTTCTGCCACAAACAACCGTAAAATTCGACTCAAATTTACTCAAAAAATACGATAAACCTCTACCTCGATATACCAGTTATCCTCCCGCTACAGAATTAAAACCCAATGTTGGCGATCTAGATTTTAGAACGGGTATCGCCGTGGGGAACCATAAAAAAACACCGATTTCCCTCTACTGTCATATTCCTTTTTGCCAAAGTCCCTGTTATTTTTGTGGCTGCAATACCATCATTACCAAGAGCCAAAAGAAAGTCGATCCTTATTTGGACTATGTTGCCCGCAATATTGAACAGGTTGCTTCCCTCATCGATCGAGAAAGAAAAGTTAATCAGCTCCACTGGGGAGGAGGAACTCCCAACTATTTAAATCTCAATCAAATTGAATTTTTATGGAATCAGTTTCAGCAACATTTTAGTTTTAGTGAAGATGCAGAAGTTTCTCTAGAAATCAATCCTCGATACATCGATCGCAATGCGATCTTGTTCTTAAAAAACTTAGGATTTAATCGAATTAGCTTTGGCATTCAGGATTTTAATCCTGAAGTTCAAGCCGCCATCAATCGCGTACAACCAGAGTCCATGCTCTTTGATGTGATGAGTTGGATTCGAGAAGCCGGCTTTGAGAGTGTGAATGTCGATCTGATTTATGGCCTGCCGTTTCAAACTCTAGAAACTTTTAAGGATACCATTGAGAAGACCCTAAAACTCGATCCCGATCGGATTGCGATCTTCAATTTTGCCTATGTTCCTTGGATGAAACCAGTTCAGAAAAAAATACCTGTAGATGCTCTACCAGAGCCATCGGAAAAACTCGATATCTTTAAAATGACCATTGAAGAATTAACGGAGGGAGGCTATGTGTTTATTGGCATGGATCATTTTGCCAAGCCTGATGATGAATTAACGATCGCTCAACAAGCCGGAGTCCTACACAGGAACTTTCAGGGGTACACAACAAAACCGGAGTCAGATTTATTTTCTTTTGGGATGACTTCCATTAGTATGCTCCACGATGTCTATATTCAGAATCATAAGCAGTTGCCAGACTACTATCAAGCTATTGATGCCGGTATTCTACCCATTGAAAGAGGCGTTAGCCTCGATCGCGACGACATCATCCGCAGGGCAGTCATTATGGAGTTCATGTGCCAATTTCAGGTTTGCCAACATGCGATCGAGGAAAAATATCACTTGCACTTCGATCTAGAATTCGATGAATATTTTGCCAGAGAAATTGCTGAACTGCGTGTCCTGGAAGCAGATGGATTAATTTGGTTCAATGGTGAGAAAATTGAGGTGACACCGACCGGTCGATTGCTAATCAGAAATATTGCCTCTATCTTTGATGCTCGTACCAGAAAACGGCAAATTACCAGTTTTTCTAGGGCAATTTAA
- a CDS encoding glycosyltransferase family 2 protein, translated as MFSIYILTYNEELDIGPCIESALVSDDVIVVDSFSRDRTVEIAQRYPVRVVEHKFESHGRQRTWMLQEVPAKHPWIYILEADERMTPELFNECLETVKSADKVGYYVAERVMFMNRWIRYSTQYPRYQLRLLCPDRVWFSDYGHTEREVCDGPTGFLKETYPHYTCSKGLSRWLEKHNRYSTDEAAETIRQLEKGKVNWAELVFGKTEVARRRALKDLSLRLPFRPVVRFFYMYFILGGCWDGSPGLAWCTLQAFYEYLILLKTWEMQYLPVPELDPQTLKPQENSAQNSQEEAIGNRQ; from the coding sequence ATGTTCTCAATTTATATTCTCACCTATAACGAAGAACTGGATATTGGCCCTTGTATTGAATCTGCTCTAGTGTCGGATGATGTAATTGTGGTAGATTCGTTCAGTAGAGATCGCACTGTCGAAATTGCCCAACGTTATCCCGTTCGCGTTGTTGAGCATAAATTTGAAAGCCATGGCCGTCAACGCACTTGGATGCTCCAAGAAGTCCCTGCTAAACATCCTTGGATATATATCCTAGAAGCAGACGAGCGCATGACCCCTGAGTTATTTAACGAGTGCTTAGAGACGGTTAAATCAGCCGACAAAGTGGGTTACTATGTGGCAGAACGAGTGATGTTCATGAATCGTTGGATTCGCTACAGTACTCAGTATCCCCGGTATCAATTGCGACTCTTGTGTCCCGATCGAGTTTGGTTTAGCGATTATGGCCATACTGAACGAGAAGTGTGTGATGGCCCCACAGGATTTCTCAAAGAAACCTATCCTCACTATACCTGTAGTAAAGGTCTCAGTCGGTGGCTCGAAAAGCATAATCGCTATTCGACCGATGAAGCCGCCGAAACCATCCGTCAACTGGAAAAAGGGAAGGTCAACTGGGCTGAGTTAGTCTTTGGGAAAACCGAAGTCGCTAGACGACGAGCGCTTAAAGATCTCTCCTTGCGTCTACCCTTTCGCCCAGTTGTACGATTTTTCTATATGTATTTCATTTTAGGGGGATGTTGGGATGGTTCGCCCGGTTTGGCTTGGTGTACTCTACAAGCCTTTTATGAATATCTGATTTTATTGAAAACCTGGGAAATGCAATATTTACCCGTCCCTGAGTTAGATCCACAGACCTTAAAGCCACAGGAGAATTCTGCCCAGAATTCACAAGAGGAGGCAATAGGCAATAGGCAATAG
- a CDS encoding IS982 family transposase — translation MLSLEELFCHVDDFCQTFEPLWNTHLLSAGLKTRNRLSGLSLSERMTIIIAFHQMGYRTFKDFYQKLVQPYWKKDFPGWVSYCRFVQLLPSSLLPLCAYLKYCFGSSTGISFIDSTKLKVCHNRRISQHRTFSGQAARGRTSVDWFFGFKLHLVVNDLGELLNITLTPGNIDDRKPVPKLVQGLTGKLFGDKGYISRKLTDQLWQATGLQLITPLKKKMKNRLMPLWDKVLLRHRSIIETIIDQLKNISQIEPTRHRSPVSFLINLLAGLIAYCHQPKKPSLNLESLLSTIA, via the coding sequence ATGCTTAGTCTAGAAGAACTTTTTTGTCATGTCGATGACTTCTGCCAAACGTTTGAACCTCTGTGGAATACCCATCTCCTATCAGCCGGTCTTAAAACCCGAAATCGCTTATCTGGTCTAAGTTTAAGCGAACGCATGACAATTATTATCGCTTTTCATCAAATGGGCTATCGAACCTTTAAAGACTTCTACCAAAAACTGGTTCAACCTTACTGGAAAAAGGATTTCCCCGGTTGGGTAAGCTATTGCCGTTTTGTACAGTTACTCCCTTCATCTCTCCTACCTCTGTGTGCTTACCTGAAATACTGCTTTGGCTCTTCTACTGGTATCAGTTTTATCGATTCCACTAAGCTCAAAGTCTGTCACAATCGACGCATTTCTCAACATCGCACTTTTTCGGGTCAAGCAGCACGAGGACGTACCTCTGTAGACTGGTTTTTTGGCTTCAAACTACATTTGGTAGTTAACGATCTCGGAGAATTACTCAATATCACCCTTACACCGGGTAATATTGATGACCGAAAACCAGTTCCCAAACTGGTTCAGGGCTTGACGGGTAAGCTTTTTGGCGACAAAGGCTACATTTCCCGGAAACTGACTGACCAACTTTGGCAAGCTACTGGTTTACAACTGATTACCCCCTTGAAGAAAAAGATGAAGAATCGGCTTATGCCCTTATGGGATAAGGTTTTACTCCGTCACCGAAGTATCATTGAGACAATCATCGATCAACTCAAAAATATTTCTCAGATCGAACCTACCCGTCATCGTAGTCCTGTTAGCTTTCTCATTAATCTCTTGGCTGGATTAATTGCCTATTGTCATCAACCCAAAAAGCCTTCCCTCAACTTAGAGTCTCTCTTGTCAACGATCGCTTAA
- a CDS encoding tetratricopeptide repeat protein — protein sequence MISSFTPILANVYVPITLLILGLGFWGQPSLAHLSSPLLITQEEIPNDEEETPSDALDEAQKYNQQGIELMKLGDYSEAVEAFQQALEIYPNSEKIYSNLGIALGHDSRFDEAVVAFQGALEINPQNWETYNNLGIALGSQEKYDQAIAAFEEAIVLNPDAPMSYHNSAVAYIKQEKWEEAMTSLEAAQERYADLGQTEVVELIDQVLSDLQEKIGE from the coding sequence ATGATTTCTAGTTTCACTCCTATTTTGGCAAACGTCTATGTTCCGATCACTCTCTTAATCTTGGGATTGGGGTTCTGGGGACAGCCAAGTCTTGCACACCTCTCTTCCCCCTTGTTGATCACTCAAGAGGAAATCCCTAATGATGAAGAGGAAACCCCTAGTGATGCCCTTGATGAGGCTCAAAAGTATAATCAACAAGGGATTGAGTTGATGAAATTGGGGGACTATTCCGAAGCGGTGGAAGCCTTTCAACAGGCATTGGAAATTTATCCCAATTCGGAGAAAATTTATTCTAATTTAGGCATTGCCCTAGGTCATGATAGCCGATTTGACGAAGCCGTGGTTGCTTTTCAGGGGGCCCTGGAGATTAATCCCCAGAATTGGGAGACCTATAATAATTTGGGGATTGCCCTAGGCTCTCAGGAAAAGTACGATCAGGCGATCGCAGCTTTTGAGGAGGCGATTGTCCTCAATCCAGATGCTCCCATGTCCTACCATAATTCTGCCGTAGCCTATATCAAACAAGAGAAATGGGAAGAGGCGATGACCTCCCTTGAGGCTGCCCAGGAGCGCTATGCAGATTTGGGGCAAACGGAGGTGGTTGAGTTAATCGATCAGGTTTTATCCGATTTGCAAGAGAAAATTGGGGAGTAG
- a CDS encoding cation:proton antiporter, which produces MLIATVAEEQGAIAANLQQFLLVLSVSLSVATLPQIVPWFRQIPYTLLLVIVGLGLALVDVRLVNLSPELILSIFLPPLLFEAAWNLKWSGLKKNIVPISLFAILGVAISVVGIGLGVNQLTGLPLATALLLGASLSATDPVSVVALFRELGAPKRLSVVMEGESLFNDGVAVVAFSLLVGIPLGIEEFNWQASIVHFAVFVGLGLGIGGLIGFGISYLTQRFDLPLVEQSLTLISAYGTYILIEEAGGSGVIGVVTVGLILGNFGSRIGMNPRTRVIVSEFWEFLAFFVNSIVFLLIGDQMQFSSLMENLDEILITIAAMIVTRAISIYGLGTLSNWITEVDINWKEQTVLWWGGLRGSVSIALALSLPIALEGRDQISATVFGVVLFTLLVQGLTIKPLLQGLNLLGDEPLKRQYLEAVARRVALNRVMETLTSGKQRPEIEPEYYRYQAALVQGELEQLERNIQELRQQHPQTREYAIEQLREELLAIEADTYAEFIKAGQLNQELSPYLVDVFQDKGDGIGNRE; this is translated from the coding sequence ATGCTGATAGCGACTGTAGCAGAAGAACAGGGAGCGATCGCCGCTAACCTCCAGCAATTTCTCCTTGTCCTCTCCGTTTCCCTCAGCGTTGCCACCTTACCCCAAATCGTTCCTTGGTTTCGCCAGATCCCCTACACCCTTCTGCTGGTAATTGTTGGACTTGGACTGGCTCTCGTCGATGTGCGGTTGGTTAATCTCTCCCCTGAGCTGATCCTCTCCATTTTCCTCCCTCCCCTGCTCTTTGAAGCCGCTTGGAATCTAAAATGGTCAGGGCTGAAAAAAAATATTGTTCCCATTAGCCTCTTTGCCATCCTCGGCGTAGCTATTTCCGTGGTGGGAATTGGTTTGGGAGTCAATCAACTCACCGGTTTACCCCTAGCCACGGCTCTGCTTTTAGGTGCAAGTCTCTCGGCAACCGATCCCGTTTCTGTGGTTGCTCTATTCCGGGAATTAGGCGCTCCCAAACGCTTGAGTGTAGTGATGGAAGGGGAAAGCCTGTTTAATGATGGGGTGGCGGTAGTGGCTTTTAGTTTGCTTGTCGGTATTCCCCTAGGCATAGAAGAATTTAACTGGCAAGCAAGTATTGTTCATTTTGCCGTCTTTGTCGGTTTAGGATTGGGTATTGGTGGGCTAATTGGCTTTGGCATTTCCTATCTTACCCAGCGCTTTGATTTACCCTTAGTCGAACAATCCTTAACCCTGATTTCCGCCTATGGAACCTACATTTTAATTGAAGAAGCCGGCGGATCGGGGGTCATTGGCGTGGTTACTGTAGGCTTAATTTTAGGTAACTTTGGCTCCCGTATTGGCATGAATCCCCGCACCCGCGTCATTGTCAGTGAATTTTGGGAATTTTTAGCCTTTTTTGTGAACTCCATTGTTTTCCTCTTGATTGGAGATCAGATGCAATTCTCTAGTCTGATGGAAAATTTAGATGAGATTCTCATTACCATCGCTGCCATGATTGTTACGCGGGCGATCTCCATTTATGGCTTAGGCACATTGAGTAATTGGATAACTGAAGTCGATATTAATTGGAAAGAACAAACCGTACTCTGGTGGGGAGGGTTGCGTGGCTCCGTTTCTATCGCCCTAGCCCTCAGTTTACCCATTGCCCTAGAAGGACGGGATCAAATCAGCGCAACTGTCTTTGGTGTGGTTCTTTTTACCCTCTTAGTTCAAGGCTTAACCATCAAACCCCTCTTACAAGGCTTAAACCTCCTCGGTGATGAACCCCTAAAACGGCAATATTTAGAAGCCGTGGCTCGCCGAGTAGCACTGAATCGAGTCATGGAAACATTAACATCCGGCAAACAACGGCCGGAAATTGAGCCAGAATACTATCGCTATCAAGCTGCACTTGTGCAAGGAGAGTTAGAGCAGTTAGAGCGGAACATTCAAGAACTGCGCCAACAACATCCCCAAACGAGAGAATATGCTATTGAACAATTGCGGGAGGAACTTTTGGCGATCGAAGCAGATACCTATGCCGAGTTTATCAAAGCGGGACAACTCAATCAGGAACTTTCCCCCTACCTGGTCGATGTTTTCCAAGATAAGGGGGATGGAATAGGGAATAGGGAATAG
- the hpsJ-B gene encoding hormogonium polysaccharide biosynthesis protein HpsJ, which yields MKASSNPISPLASRSLQLVGLVMIVSFIIDILIIAIPPNLLSPQWRLNFTSQLIDRGVIPLVGVALLLGGIWIKDSEGTSGSKQGMLRSAAVLVSLILGIVYLLVVPLHSVDTVRSRNRALRNLEAQAQQAEQQLQDQLDNPQFQAGLDQRREQFRTQINTLISNEEQFQQAIEQAPEGQAELLQQFRDDPSAIDNFIDQQVTALPERARTQIEEEKMQREERAQVTTVKSMSQSMNGALLAVGYLGIGLTGVQLGGGGRKKRRR from the coding sequence ATGAAAGCAAGTAGCAACCCTATTTCTCCCTTAGCCTCCCGGTCACTGCAACTGGTGGGCTTAGTGATGATTGTCTCGTTTATTATTGATATTCTGATTATCGCTATTCCTCCTAACCTTCTGAGTCCTCAATGGAGACTCAATTTTACCAGTCAGTTAATTGACCGAGGAGTAATTCCCTTGGTTGGAGTTGCCCTACTCTTAGGGGGAATTTGGATCAAAGATTCAGAAGGGACAAGCGGCTCTAAACAGGGGATGTTGCGGTCAGCAGCCGTCTTAGTCTCTCTGATTTTAGGCATTGTTTATCTCTTAGTGGTTCCCCTACATAGCGTTGATACTGTGCGCAGTCGTAACCGTGCCCTGAGAAATTTGGAAGCACAAGCCCAACAAGCTGAACAACAATTGCAAGATCAATTGGACAATCCCCAATTTCAGGCGGGATTAGATCAACGTCGAGAACAGTTTAGGACTCAGATTAATACTTTAATTAGTAATGAGGAGCAATTTCAACAAGCTATAGAGCAAGCACCAGAAGGACAAGCTGAATTACTCCAACAGTTCAGGGATGATCCGAGTGCAATTGATAACTTCATCGATCAACAGGTAACTGCTCTCCCCGAACGGGCAAGAACTCAAATCGAGGAAGAAAAGATGCAACGGGAAGAAAGGGCCCAAGTGACTACGGTAAAATCGATGTCTCAATCGATGAATGGAGCCTTATTAGCCGTTGGGTATTTGGGCATTGGTTTGACCGGTGTACAACTCGGAGGTGGAGGACGCAAGAAGCGCCGTCGGTAA